The following proteins are co-located in the Mycolicibacterium goodii genome:
- a CDS encoding ABC transporter ATP-binding protein: MATVSIADVHKSFGKTKAVDGLSVDIADGEFFVILGPSGAGKTTTLKSVAGLVDIDAGAIHIGGTDVTRVEPYHRNVAMAFESYALYPQKTVAENLASPLKSGRTGQYTEAQRAERIDQVTTTLGINHLQKRFPRELSNGQRQRVALGRVLVRPADIYLLDEPLSHLDAKLRASMRAELKQLGAMSNTTTIYVTHDYQEALALGDRIAVMRDGRLVQIGTPEEIWRKPADTFVAKALGQPEINLLDGVVDDGRIRLGDGSFDVAVPAGVSAQRGDRVRVGLRPCDLHVTSEAAGLRGRVLLAERLGRNIELTVAIGGTQLIVLTSGRHGVGEGDQVSMSIADNDIHVFAAGDVGEGDTPRLEQTDSALEAAK, encoded by the coding sequence ATGGCAACAGTTTCCATTGCCGACGTGCACAAGTCGTTCGGCAAGACCAAGGCGGTGGACGGGCTTTCGGTGGACATCGCCGACGGCGAGTTCTTCGTGATCCTCGGCCCCAGCGGTGCGGGCAAGACCACGACGCTGAAATCGGTTGCCGGACTGGTCGACATCGATGCCGGAGCGATCCACATCGGCGGGACGGATGTCACGCGGGTCGAACCGTATCACCGCAATGTCGCGATGGCCTTCGAGAGCTATGCGCTGTACCCGCAGAAGACCGTCGCCGAGAATCTCGCGTCACCGTTGAAATCCGGGCGCACCGGCCAGTACACGGAGGCCCAGCGCGCCGAGCGCATCGACCAGGTCACGACCACGCTGGGCATCAACCACCTGCAGAAGCGGTTTCCCCGCGAACTGTCGAACGGCCAGCGCCAGCGTGTCGCGCTGGGCCGGGTGTTGGTGCGGCCGGCGGACATCTACCTGCTCGACGAGCCGCTGAGCCACCTCGACGCCAAGCTGCGGGCGTCGATGCGTGCCGAGCTCAAGCAACTCGGCGCGATGAGCAACACCACCACCATCTACGTCACCCACGACTACCAGGAGGCGCTCGCGCTGGGTGACCGCATCGCGGTCATGCGGGACGGCAGGCTCGTGCAGATCGGCACGCCGGAGGAGATCTGGCGCAAGCCGGCCGACACCTTCGTCGCCAAGGCGCTCGGCCAGCCCGAGATCAATCTGCTCGACGGTGTGGTGGACGACGGCCGGATCCGGCTCGGTGACGGTTCGTTCGACGTCGCGGTGCCCGCCGGGGTGTCCGCGCAACGCGGGGACCGGGTCCGGGTCGGTCTGCGGCCGTGCGATCTGCACGTCACCTCCGAGGCGGCCGGCCTGCGTGGCCGGGTGCTGCTCGCCGAGCGTCTCGGTCGCAACATCGAGCTCACCGTCGCCATCGGCGGCACCCAGCTGATCGTGCTGACCTCGGGACGCCACGGTGTCGGCGAGGGCGATCAGGTGTCGATGTCGATCGCCGACAACGACATTCACGTGTTCGCCGCGGGCGACGTCGGGGAGGGCGACACCCCGCGCCTCGAGCAGACCGATTCCGCATTGGAGGCAGCCAAGTGA
- a CDS encoding carbohydrate ABC transporter permease — protein MFNRTELLPGQKRWSIGSVAADVGLVFWFVFSLFPIFWMLMLALKNAEQQTTTYFAFSPTWENFATVLSDKGTEMTSVDFKASLLTSLLNCGGAVIVSLLIGIPAAYAAGRWQYKGSNDLMFTMLSFRFAPELMVIVPLFVIYNQIGLFDTKVGMIWVLQLVTMPLVVWILRSYFQDLPEDLEQAALLDGYTRRRAFLMVALPIVRPGIAAAALLAFIFAWNNYVFPLILADSNAGTVTVAITKFLGGGGQAYYNLTAAAAIIAALPPLILALTIQRYLVRGLSFGAVKA, from the coding sequence ATGTTCAACAGAACCGAATTGCTGCCGGGCCAGAAGCGGTGGTCCATCGGATCGGTCGCCGCCGACGTGGGTCTGGTGTTCTGGTTCGTCTTCTCGCTGTTCCCGATCTTCTGGATGCTGATGCTGGCGCTCAAGAACGCCGAGCAGCAGACCACGACGTACTTCGCGTTCAGCCCGACGTGGGAGAACTTCGCGACGGTGCTGTCCGACAAGGGCACCGAGATGACCAGCGTCGACTTCAAGGCGTCGCTGCTGACCAGCCTGCTCAACTGCGGTGGCGCGGTGATCGTGTCGCTGCTCATCGGCATCCCGGCGGCGTACGCGGCTGGGCGCTGGCAGTACAAGGGCTCCAACGACCTGATGTTCACCATGCTGTCGTTCCGGTTCGCGCCGGAGCTGATGGTGATCGTCCCGCTGTTCGTGATCTACAACCAGATCGGGCTGTTCGACACCAAGGTCGGCATGATCTGGGTGCTGCAGTTGGTCACCATGCCGCTGGTGGTGTGGATCCTGCGGTCCTACTTCCAGGATCTGCCCGAGGATCTCGAGCAGGCCGCGCTGCTCGACGGCTACACCAGGCGGCGCGCATTCCTCATGGTGGCGTTGCCGATCGTGCGACCGGGCATCGCCGCGGCGGCCCTGCTGGCGTTCATCTTCGCGTGGAACAACTACGTGTTCCCGCTGATCCTCGCCGACAGCAACGCCGGCACGGTGACGGTTGCGATCACCAAATTCCTCGGCGGCGGCGGACAGGCCTACTACAACCTGACCGCCGCGGCCGCCATCATCGCCGCGCTCCCACCGCTGATCCTGGCTCTGACCATTCAGCGGTACCTGGTGCGTGGCCTGTCGTTCGGGGCGGTGAAGGCCTGA
- a CDS encoding carbohydrate ABC transporter permease encodes MTLQTSHRPPAAESVDRGTPGPLPEVPSWRRKLRPYLLSVPAVLIVIGILYPFAVGAYYAFLNYAAVNPDPRFVWFENFKSVLGDQIFWQSVKVTAIFAVLATVVETVIGVGLALLLNRSSLIGKIFEKVLILPLMIAPVIAGVIWKLMFNPQFGILNHVLGLGNTFDWLSSTNALWSVILVDLWIFTPFVAILVLAGIRSLPKEPFEASEVDGAGWFYMFRKLMLPMLWPYILVAVIFRFMDNLKVFDHIYVLTAGGPGVATRTLQIGAFEDSIINLDYSRGSTYMLLLWVIVFITARYLVSVLGKAQRRAAGAES; translated from the coding sequence ATGACATTGCAGACATCCCATCGGCCTCCCGCCGCGGAGTCCGTCGACCGGGGCACCCCGGGCCCGCTGCCGGAGGTGCCGTCGTGGCGGCGCAAGCTGCGGCCGTACCTGTTGTCGGTACCCGCCGTCCTGATCGTCATCGGCATCCTGTACCCGTTCGCGGTGGGCGCGTACTACGCGTTCCTCAACTACGCGGCGGTGAACCCGGATCCGCGGTTCGTCTGGTTCGAGAACTTCAAATCCGTTCTCGGTGACCAGATCTTCTGGCAGAGCGTGAAGGTCACCGCGATCTTCGCGGTGCTCGCCACCGTCGTCGAGACCGTCATCGGCGTGGGCCTGGCGCTGCTGCTCAACCGGTCGTCGCTGATCGGCAAGATCTTCGAGAAGGTGTTGATCCTGCCGCTGATGATCGCGCCGGTCATCGCGGGCGTGATCTGGAAGCTGATGTTCAACCCGCAGTTCGGCATCCTCAATCACGTTCTCGGACTGGGTAACACGTTCGACTGGCTGTCGTCGACCAACGCGCTGTGGTCGGTGATCCTGGTCGACCTGTGGATCTTCACCCCGTTCGTCGCGATCCTGGTGCTGGCCGGAATCCGGTCACTGCCCAAGGAGCCGTTCGAGGCGTCGGAGGTAGATGGTGCCGGGTGGTTCTATATGTTCCGCAAGCTCATGCTGCCGATGCTGTGGCCCTACATCCTGGTCGCCGTGATCTTCCGGTTCATGGACAACCTCAAGGTGTTCGACCACATCTACGTGCTGACCGCGGGCGGTCCCGGTGTCGCCACGCGCACCCTGCAGATCGGTGCCTTCGAGGACTCGATCATCAACCTGGATTACTCCCGCGGCAGCACCTACATGCTGCTGCTCTGGGTCATCGTGTTCATCACCGCGCGCTACCTGGTTAGCGTGCTCGGCAAGGCGCAGCGCCGTGCTGCCGGGGCGGAGTCCTGA
- a CDS encoding ABC transporter substrate-binding protein, whose product MLAAMGLAGAAAVSLPVLSACGVGGRTNAPNGASEVTGGFDWKKASGSTINILQTPHPYQLSYQPLLKEFTELTGINVNVDLVPEADYFTKLNTELAGGTGKHDAFMLGAYFIWQYGPPGWIEDLHPWLENTSATSDEYDFDDIFDGLRTSTRWDFTLGNPLGTGGQWAIPWGFENNVVAYNKAYFDQHGIRLPDNFDDFIQLAIDLTDRSENRYGIATRGSKSWATIHPGFMTQYVREGAVDYTFDGTDLVAEMDSDKAVDFTRKWIEMQHKAGPTSWTTYDYPNATGDLGDGTAMMVYDADSATYPKNKPGASAQAGNLGWYAGPAGPDGNYKTNLWTWSWAMNANSRNKLPAWLFIQWATGKESMNKAVEGGIYADPVRKSVFDTTFKRIAANQPGYLEAFETVIGSSKIQFTPQKKFFDTTKDWAVALQDIYGGDDAAARLRSLAKTNTSKVNL is encoded by the coding sequence ATGTTGGCGGCCATGGGCCTGGCCGGGGCGGCGGCGGTGAGCCTGCCGGTCCTGTCGGCCTGTGGCGTCGGCGGCCGCACCAACGCCCCCAACGGGGCGTCGGAGGTCACCGGTGGCTTCGACTGGAAGAAGGCTTCCGGTTCGACCATCAACATCCTGCAGACCCCGCACCCGTACCAGCTGTCGTATCAGCCGCTGCTCAAAGAGTTCACCGAGCTGACCGGGATCAACGTCAACGTCGATCTGGTCCCCGAGGCGGACTACTTCACCAAGCTCAACACCGAGCTGGCGGGCGGAACCGGTAAGCACGACGCCTTCATGCTGGGTGCCTACTTCATCTGGCAGTACGGGCCGCCCGGGTGGATCGAGGATCTGCACCCGTGGCTGGAGAACACCTCCGCCACGTCGGACGAGTACGACTTCGACGACATCTTCGACGGGTTGCGCACGTCGACCCGCTGGGATTTCACCCTCGGCAACCCGCTGGGTACGGGGGGCCAGTGGGCCATCCCGTGGGGCTTCGAGAACAACGTCGTGGCCTATAACAAGGCCTACTTCGATCAGCACGGGATCCGGCTGCCCGACAACTTCGACGACTTCATCCAGCTGGCCATCGATCTCACCGACCGCTCCGAGAACCGCTACGGCATCGCGACGCGCGGATCGAAGTCGTGGGCGACGATCCACCCCGGCTTCATGACGCAGTACGTCCGGGAAGGCGCCGTCGACTACACGTTCGACGGCACCGACCTGGTGGCGGAGATGGACAGCGACAAGGCCGTCGATTTCACCCGCAAGTGGATCGAGATGCAGCACAAGGCCGGGCCGACGTCGTGGACGACCTACGACTACCCGAACGCCACCGGCGATCTGGGCGACGGCACGGCGATGATGGTCTACGACGCCGACAGCGCGACCTACCCGAAGAACAAGCCCGGCGCCAGCGCCCAGGCGGGCAACCTCGGGTGGTACGCGGGACCCGCCGGGCCCGACGGCAACTACAAGACCAACCTGTGGACGTGGAGCTGGGCCATGAACGCCAACTCCCGCAACAAGTTGCCCGCCTGGCTGTTCATCCAGTGGGCCACCGGCAAGGAGTCGATGAACAAGGCCGTCGAGGGCGGCATCTACGCCGATCCCGTGCGGAAGTCGGTGTTCGACACCACGTTCAAGCGGATCGCGGCCAACCAGCCCGGATACCTCGAAGCGTTCGAGACCGTCATCGGCTCGTCGAAGATCCAGTTCACCCCGCAGAAGAAGTTCTTCGACACCACCAAGGACTGGGCGGTGGCGCTGCAGGACATCTACGGCGGTGACGATGCGGCCGCCCGGTTGCGCAGCCTGGCGAAGACCAACACCTCCAAGGTCAACCTGTAG
- the eltD gene encoding erythritol/L-threitol dehyrogenase translates to MSNQIPEKMQAVVCHGPHDYRLEEVAVPQRKPGEALIRVEAVGICASDLKCYHGAAKFWGDENRPAWAETMVIPGHEFVGRVVELDDEAAQRWGIAVGDRVVSEQIVPCWECLFCKRGQYHMCQPHDLYGFKRRTPGAMASYMVYPVEALVHKVSPDIPAQHAAFAEPLSCSLHAVERAQITFEDTVVVAGCGPIGLGMIAGAKAKSPMRVIALDMAPEKLKLAEKCGADLTINIAEQNAEQIIKDLTGGYGADVYLEGTGHTSAVPQGLNLLRKLGRYVEYGVFGSDVTVDWSIISDDKELDVLGAHLGPYCWPAAIKMIESGALPMDEICTHQFPLTEFQKGLDLVASGKESVKVSLIPA, encoded by the coding sequence ATGTCCAATCAAATCCCCGAAAAGATGCAGGCAGTGGTGTGTCACGGCCCCCACGACTACCGGCTGGAGGAGGTCGCGGTCCCGCAGCGCAAACCCGGCGAGGCACTGATCCGGGTCGAGGCCGTCGGCATCTGTGCAAGCGACCTCAAGTGCTACCACGGGGCCGCCAAGTTCTGGGGTGACGAGAACCGGCCGGCCTGGGCCGAGACGATGGTCATCCCCGGCCACGAATTCGTCGGCCGCGTGGTCGAACTCGACGACGAGGCCGCGCAGCGGTGGGGCATCGCGGTCGGCGACCGCGTGGTCTCCGAGCAGATCGTGCCCTGCTGGGAGTGCCTGTTCTGCAAGCGCGGCCAGTACCACATGTGCCAGCCGCACGATCTCTACGGTTTCAAGCGGCGCACGCCCGGCGCCATGGCCAGCTACATGGTCTATCCCGTAGAAGCGCTGGTGCACAAGGTTTCCCCGGACATCCCGGCCCAGCACGCCGCGTTCGCCGAGCCGCTGTCCTGCTCGCTGCACGCCGTGGAGCGCGCACAGATCACCTTCGAGGACACCGTCGTGGTGGCCGGCTGCGGCCCGATCGGCCTCGGCATGATCGCGGGCGCCAAGGCCAAGAGCCCGATGCGCGTCATCGCCCTCGACATGGCACCCGAGAAGCTCAAGCTGGCCGAGAAGTGCGGCGCCGACCTGACGATCAACATCGCCGAGCAGAACGCCGAGCAGATCATCAAGGACCTCACCGGCGGCTACGGCGCCGATGTGTACCTCGAAGGCACCGGCCACACCTCGGCGGTACCGCAGGGCCTCAACCTGCTGCGCAAGCTCGGCCGTTACGTCGAGTACGGCGTCTTCGGCAGCGACGTCACGGTCGACTGGAGCATCATCAGCGACGACAAGGAACTCGACGTCCTCGGTGCCCACCTCGGGCCGTACTGCTGGCCCGCGGCGATCAAGATGATCGAGTCGGGCGCGCTGCCGATGGACGAGATCTGCACCCACCAGTTCCCGCTCACCGAATTCCAGAAGGGCCTCGACCTCGTGGCCAGTGGGAAGGAATCGGTCAAGGTCTCTCTGATCCCGGCATAG
- a CDS encoding sugar-binding transcriptional regulator: MPRSAQPSPSTGVDGPSSDADSGHFPASLLYTAAKLYYTEDATQAEVAAQLGTSRATVSRILAEAKRRGIVRIEVVPPEQLGPGDIADQLTRALSLNTVFLSHPLPNPGPGRTAVDVMGAVLAPAVGRALAAAGLLPGDVLLVSSGRTVYEVAQYELVDLPGVQVAPTVGGNDQPEEWYQTNEITRLVSNRVNGRPNYLFAPALPGPDLYPSLLNDPSIQRVLHLWPKARCALMGVGAPPLLRSDIPRFVPTGSSSLRSAVGDVCSRFFDRDGDPVEFDGSDRLIAVELEALRHIPVTIAVAIGKDKVESVVAGARGGYFNQLVTDPATAAAILEYTESQ; the protein is encoded by the coding sequence GTGCCCCGGTCCGCCCAGCCATCGCCATCGACCGGCGTCGACGGCCCGTCATCCGACGCCGATTCCGGTCACTTCCCTGCCTCGCTGCTGTACACGGCCGCAAAGCTCTATTACACCGAGGACGCGACCCAGGCGGAGGTGGCCGCTCAACTCGGCACCAGCCGCGCGACGGTGAGCCGGATACTGGCCGAGGCGAAACGGCGTGGCATCGTCCGCATCGAGGTGGTGCCGCCCGAGCAGCTCGGCCCCGGCGACATCGCCGATCAGCTAACCCGGGCCCTGTCGCTCAACACGGTGTTCCTCAGCCATCCGCTGCCCAACCCGGGACCCGGCCGGACCGCCGTCGACGTCATGGGCGCCGTCCTGGCCCCCGCCGTCGGGCGAGCGCTGGCCGCCGCGGGCCTGCTGCCGGGAGACGTCCTGCTGGTGTCCTCGGGCCGGACCGTCTACGAGGTCGCGCAGTACGAGCTCGTCGACCTGCCCGGGGTGCAGGTGGCGCCCACCGTCGGCGGCAACGACCAGCCCGAGGAGTGGTACCAGACCAACGAGATCACCCGGCTGGTGTCCAATCGGGTCAACGGCAGGCCGAATTACCTGTTCGCACCGGCACTTCCGGGCCCCGACCTGTATCCGTCGCTGCTCAACGACCCCAGCATCCAGCGGGTGCTGCACCTGTGGCCGAAGGCCCGCTGCGCCCTCATGGGCGTCGGCGCACCGCCCCTGCTGCGCTCGGACATCCCCCGCTTCGTGCCCACCGGGTCGAGTTCGCTGCGCTCCGCCGTCGGCGACGTGTGCTCGCGGTTCTTCGACCGCGACGGCGATCCCGTCGAGTTCGACGGCAGCGACCGCCTCATCGCGGTGGAACTCGAAGCGCTGCGCCACATTCCGGTGACCATCGCCGTCGCGATCGGCAAGGACAAGGTCGAATCGGTGGTCGCGGGTGCGCGCGGCGGATACTTCAACCAGCTCGTGACCGACCCGGCCACCGCGGCCGCCATCCTCGAATACACGGAGTCGCAGTGA
- a CDS encoding SDR family NAD(P)-dependent oxidoreductase, translating into MTTSTQDRADDRYAGVLRLDGKRALITGATKGIGADIARAFAAAGARLVLSGRDTGELDAARTTLREEFDAEVHTVAIDLAEPDAPGELARRAAEAFGGLDVLVNNAGISHPQPVVDTDPALFDATIAVNLRAPALLAAAVGKAMADAGGGGAIITVASAAALAPLPDHYAYCASKAGLVMATKVLARELGPHGVRANSVCPTVVLTEMGQRVWGDEAKSAPMIARIPLGRFAVPHEVSDAVVWLASDAASMVNGVDIPVDGGYTMG; encoded by the coding sequence GTGACCACATCCACCCAAGACCGCGCCGACGACCGGTACGCGGGCGTCCTTCGCCTCGACGGCAAGCGCGCCCTGATCACCGGCGCCACCAAGGGCATCGGCGCCGACATCGCCCGCGCGTTCGCCGCCGCCGGCGCGCGGCTGGTGCTGAGCGGCCGCGACACCGGCGAACTCGACGCCGCCCGAACCACTCTGCGCGAGGAGTTCGACGCCGAGGTGCACACCGTCGCGATCGATCTCGCCGAACCCGACGCGCCCGGCGAGTTGGCGCGGCGCGCCGCCGAGGCGTTCGGCGGGCTCGACGTCCTGGTCAACAACGCCGGGATCTCGCACCCGCAGCCGGTCGTCGACACCGACCCGGCACTGTTCGACGCCACCATCGCGGTCAACCTCCGCGCCCCGGCCCTGCTGGCCGCGGCGGTCGGCAAGGCCATGGCCGACGCCGGCGGAGGCGGCGCCATCATCACCGTGGCGTCGGCGGCCGCGTTGGCGCCGCTGCCCGATCACTACGCCTACTGCGCGTCCAAGGCCGGTCTGGTCATGGCGACCAAGGTGCTGGCCCGCGAACTCGGGCCGCACGGGGTGCGCGCCAACTCGGTGTGCCCCACCGTGGTGCTCACCGAGATGGGCCAGCGCGTCTGGGGTGACGAGGCCAAGTCCGCACCGATGATCGCCCGGATCCCGTTGGGCCGCTTCGCGGTTCCGCACGAGGTGTCGGATGCGGTGGTGTGGCTCGCCTCCGATGCGGCCAGCATGGTCAACGGCGTCGACATCCCGGTCGACGGCGGCTACACGATGGGCTGA
- a CDS encoding FGGY-family carbohydrate kinase produces the protein MDLLLGIDMGTGSTKGVLVDASGSVIATETVSHSMDLPRPGWAEVDAEKLWWAEVCQIASTLMSQVPSGGVLAGMCVSGVGPCLVLCDDDLRPLRPAILYGIDTRASAEIAALTAEFGADRILDRAGTLLSSQAVGPKLEWVRRHEPEVFDRATGWYGSNSYITAKLTGEYVMDHHTASQCDPLYATREFEWNVPWAQRICGHLPLPRLVWPSDVVGTVTPQAAAATGVPAGTPVVAGTVDAYSEAFSVGVRRPGDQMLMYGSTMFLVQVIDAYHSDPVLWTTAGVEHDTLALAAGTSTAGSLINWLQTVTGGASFDELMAEAAEVPPGSEGLLVLPYLAGERTPVFDPQARGVVAGLTLRHGRGHLFRAAYEGISFGIRQILERFDDAHTASRTVAVGGGLRSPIWAQTVSDVTGRPQLVPEQAIGASYGDALLAAIGVGLVPADTDWAKIAREIKPDPRNHALYEDLYATWQELYPATREQVHRLSGQPIV, from the coding sequence GTGGACTTGCTGCTCGGAATCGACATGGGCACCGGTAGCACCAAGGGTGTACTCGTCGACGCCTCTGGGTCGGTGATCGCCACCGAGACCGTCTCGCATTCGATGGACCTGCCGCGGCCCGGATGGGCCGAGGTCGACGCCGAGAAGCTGTGGTGGGCCGAGGTGTGCCAGATCGCGTCGACGTTGATGTCGCAGGTGCCGAGCGGAGGTGTGCTCGCCGGCATGTGCGTCAGCGGCGTCGGCCCGTGCCTGGTGCTGTGCGACGACGACCTGCGCCCGCTGCGTCCGGCGATCCTGTACGGCATCGACACCAGGGCGTCGGCGGAGATCGCGGCGCTCACCGCCGAGTTCGGTGCCGACCGCATCCTCGACCGCGCCGGAACCCTGCTGTCCAGTCAGGCCGTCGGGCCGAAGCTGGAGTGGGTGCGCCGCCACGAGCCCGAGGTCTTCGACCGGGCCACCGGGTGGTACGGATCCAACTCGTACATCACCGCCAAGCTCACCGGCGAGTACGTGATGGACCATCACACCGCCAGCCAGTGCGACCCGTTGTACGCGACGCGCGAGTTCGAGTGGAATGTGCCGTGGGCACAACGTATCTGCGGGCACCTGCCGCTGCCTCGGCTGGTGTGGCCCAGCGATGTGGTGGGCACCGTGACGCCGCAGGCCGCGGCGGCGACGGGTGTTCCGGCCGGGACCCCGGTCGTGGCGGGCACCGTGGACGCCTACTCCGAGGCGTTCTCGGTCGGCGTGCGACGCCCGGGCGACCAGATGCTCATGTACGGCTCGACGATGTTTCTGGTCCAGGTCATCGACGCCTACCACAGCGATCCGGTGCTGTGGACCACCGCCGGGGTCGAGCACGACACCCTGGCGCTCGCGGCGGGCACGTCGACGGCGGGCAGCCTGATCAACTGGCTGCAGACGGTGACCGGTGGCGCGTCGTTCGATGAACTCATGGCCGAGGCCGCCGAGGTGCCGCCGGGCAGCGAAGGCCTGCTGGTGTTGCCGTACCTGGCGGGGGAGCGCACGCCGGTGTTCGATCCGCAGGCCCGCGGCGTGGTGGCCGGTCTGACGCTGCGGCACGGCCGCGGACATCTGTTCCGCGCTGCGTACGAAGGGATCTCGTTCGGCATCCGGCAGATTCTCGAACGGTTCGACGATGCGCACACGGCGAGCCGGACCGTCGCGGTGGGCGGCGGTCTGCGCAGCCCGATCTGGGCGCAGACCGTCAGCGATGTCACCGGCAGGCCGCAGCTGGTGCCGGAGCAGGCGATCGGCGCGAGCTACGGCGACGCGCTGCTCGCGGCGATCGGGGTCGGGCTGGTGCCCGCTGACACCGACTGGGCCAAGATCGCCAGGGAGATCAAGCCCGATCCGCGCAACCACGCGCTCTACGAGGACCTGTACGCGACGTGGCAGGAGCTGTACCCGGCGACCCGGGAGCAGGTGCACCGGCTGTCCGGTCAGCCCATCGTGTAG
- a CDS encoding acyl-CoA thioesterase domain-containing protein produces the protein MTEVIAHFTQSDQDRFRPTRFAQSHWGEDHLNGPAVVGLAAQALENAFGLPEFLPARLTVDLFRAARGVETITKVALVRDGRRVRNSECEVVQDGVTVARATLVQYRRSEAPRGEEWVPVSEFEAPADMDIPPADRMPYMGSDERGWSRAIADHQNASRKRFVNRTLTVVEGRVNSPFVRTAVAAEGTSLVTNLGTRGVGYINGDLTVALSRLPRDEWIGVQADSHWTSEGIAVGSATLFDGAGAFGTGLVTAVSNPAAQIDFANDPFPDRSAPR, from the coding sequence ATGACCGAGGTGATTGCCCACTTCACGCAGTCCGACCAGGACCGCTTCCGGCCGACGCGGTTTGCGCAGAGTCACTGGGGCGAAGACCACCTTAACGGTCCGGCAGTGGTCGGTCTGGCCGCTCAGGCCCTGGAGAACGCGTTCGGGCTGCCCGAGTTCCTGCCGGCCCGGCTGACGGTGGACCTGTTCCGCGCGGCGCGCGGCGTGGAGACGATCACCAAGGTGGCGTTGGTGCGGGACGGACGCCGGGTCCGCAATTCCGAGTGCGAGGTCGTCCAGGACGGGGTGACGGTGGCCCGGGCGACGCTGGTGCAGTACCGCCGGTCCGAAGCGCCCCGCGGCGAGGAGTGGGTGCCGGTGTCGGAATTCGAAGCACCGGCCGACATGGACATCCCCCCAGCGGACCGGATGCCGTACATGGGCAGCGACGAGCGCGGCTGGAGTCGCGCGATCGCCGATCACCAGAACGCATCGCGCAAACGGTTCGTCAATCGCACCCTCACGGTCGTGGAGGGGCGGGTGAACTCGCCGTTCGTGCGCACCGCGGTGGCCGCCGAGGGCACCAGCCTGGTGACCAACCTGGGCACCCGTGGCGTCGGATACATCAACGGTGATCTGACGGTGGCCCTGTCGCGGTTGCCGCGCGATGAATGGATCGGGGTGCAGGCCGATTCGCACTGGACCTCCGAGGGGATCGCGGTCGGTTCGGCCACGCTGTTCGACGGTGCGGGCGCGTTCGGCACCGGCCTGGTCACGGCGGTCAGCAACCCGGCCGCCCAGATCGACTTCGCGAACGACCCGTTTCCCGACCGCAGCGCACCGCGCTGA
- a CDS encoding LysR family transcriptional regulator, translating into MDTRRLRLLLALSRLGSMRAVADAFSLTTSTVSQQLAALAKETDTRLVEPDGRRVRLTPAGRRLADHAVTILAAVDAARLDLDPDAEPAGTLRVGGFATGLRVSLLPILRELAKTHPKVEVEISEYEPIEAFKLLVDDDLDLALTYEYDLAPASPDPVLEAFPLWSTPWGLGVPTGEVTSRTATADIRNYADRWWIVNSRNTADEDAVRTLASLAGFRPRIAHQIDSLDLLEDLILEGFGVGLLPVTRPVRDGVTVVPLSDPQVALTTFAVVRRGRSTWPPLRLVLDRLRPPDGRPRPLTRWPRPTVHGGEPGG; encoded by the coding sequence GTGGACACCCGCCGCCTGCGCCTGCTGCTGGCTCTGTCGAGGCTGGGTTCGATGCGGGCGGTTGCCGACGCGTTCTCGTTGACCACCTCGACGGTGTCTCAGCAGTTGGCGGCGCTCGCCAAGGAGACCGACACCAGGCTGGTCGAACCGGACGGCCGCCGGGTCCGTCTCACACCTGCAGGCCGACGGCTCGCCGACCATGCGGTGACGATCCTGGCCGCGGTCGACGCCGCGCGGCTGGATCTGGATCCCGACGCCGAGCCCGCGGGCACGCTGCGGGTGGGCGGGTTCGCGACCGGGCTGCGGGTGTCGCTGCTGCCGATCCTGCGTGAGTTGGCCAAGACGCATCCCAAGGTCGAGGTCGAGATCAGTGAATACGAGCCCATCGAGGCGTTCAAGCTGCTGGTCGACGACGACCTGGACCTGGCCCTCACCTACGAGTACGACCTGGCGCCCGCGTCGCCAGACCCGGTGCTCGAGGCGTTCCCGTTGTGGTCGACGCCGTGGGGACTCGGTGTTCCCACCGGCGAGGTGACGAGCCGCACCGCAACGGCCGACATCCGCAACTATGCGGACCGGTGGTGGATCGTCAACTCGCGCAACACCGCCGACGAGGACGCGGTCCGCACGTTGGCGTCGCTCGCCGGGTTCCGGCCGCGGATCGCGCATCAGATCGACAGTCTCGATCTGCTCGAGGACCTGATCCTGGAAGGTTTCGGGGTGGGGCTGCTGCCGGTGACGCGTCCGGTGCGCGACGGCGTCACGGTTGTGCCGCTGTCGGATCCGCAGGTGGCGCTGACGACTTTCGCCGTCGTTCGGCGGGGCCGGTCCACGTGGCCGCCGCTGCGGCTGGTGCTGGACCGTCTGCGTCCGCCCGATGGTCGTCCGCGGCCGTTGACCCGGTGGCCGCGTCCCACCGTGCACGGCGGCGAACCGGGCGGCTGA